A genomic window from Pocillopora verrucosa isolate sample1 chromosome 7, ASM3666991v2, whole genome shotgun sequence includes:
- the LOC131784552 gene encoding uncharacterized protein — MEKSLMIASASALGASALTLLACRYLSKRREAHDNVYETEKLIGEYLIFHFGKPDELLPYGFGPHDSLDFPKRCALECIKHIGDNVPSIALDIGCAVGRSSFELAKRFDQVVGIDFSHGFINACNQLKTYGRLEYSVQTEGSLVSKHVAEVDLDIDRSRLSFYQGDACNLPSDLGQFGCVLAANLVCRLPNPYQFLDRLPSLVAPGGVLVITSPYSWLEEFTPKNLWLGGYKDADGKIVTGFDNLKSYLGPNFELIEDKPMPFFIRETARKNQWTVAHATIWKRRQATP; from the exons ATGGAGAAAAGTCTTATGATTGCCTCGGCTAGCGCGCTAGGTGCTTCTGCTCTGACGTTACTGGCTTGTCGTTATCTTTCCAAGAGACGCGAAGCGCACGATAACGTGTATGAGACAGAAAAATTAATCGGCGAATATCTTATTTTCCACTTTGGCAAACCAGATGAACTGTTACCATATGGCTTTGGTCCCCATGACTCTCTTGATTTTCCCAAGCGATGTGCGTTGGAATGTATTAAACATATTGGG GATAATGTGCCGAGCATTGCTCTCGACATAGGATGTGCAGTTGGTCGATCTTCTTTTGAACTAGCCAAGAGATTTGATCAAGTTGTAGGAATCGATTTTTCCCATGGTTTTATAAATGCCTGCAATCAACTCAAGACATATGGAAGATTGGAGTACTCTGTCCAAACTGAAGGAAGTCTTGTGTCTAAACATGTCGCTGAGGTTGATCTTGACATT gaTAGAAGTCGTCTATCTTTTTATCAAGGAGATGCCTGCAATTTGCCCAGTGATCTTGGACAGTTTGGCTGTGTTCTGGCAGCAAATTTGGTTTGCCGTCTTCCTAATCCCTATCAGTTCTTAGATAGGCTTCCATCTTTAGTGGCACCTGGAGGTGTTTTGGTCATTACATCACCATATTCATGGTTAGAGGAGTTTACACCTAAG AATCTTTGGCTTGGTGGCTATAAAGATGCAGATGGAAAGATTGTCACAGGATTTGACAATTTGAAGAGTTACCTGGGTCCAAATTTTGAGCTGATTGAAGATAAGCCAATGCCTTTCTTCATCAGAGAAACTGCTCGTAAAAACCAGTGGACTGTAGCACATGCCACCATTTGGAAAAGAAGGCAGGCAACACCTTGA